A region of the Geomonas subterranea genome:
CTGGACCGCTTCCTTCTCCCGCTGCAGGCTCATCAGTATGTTGCCGCACAGCAGCTCGGACTGAAGCGAAGCGGGATCGATGGCGATGGCGGCCTGGCACTCGGTGAGCGCGTCCTCGGGGCGGTTTTGCTGCAGGTAGATCTGTGCGGCCGCGTTATGCAGGAAAGCGGAGCCGGGATCGGCGGCCATCGCCTCGCGCAGCAGAAGCAGCGCACCCTCCTGGTCCCCTTCGGCCGCGCGCATCCGCGCCTCGGCGAACAGCGACAGGTTCTTGCCCGCCCCCGGGGGAGGGGTCGGCGCGATGATGGCGCCGAGGTCGGCGAGCGGCGGTGTCTCCGAAGCGTGTTCGGTGGTGGCGCAGGCGTTGATCAGCAGGGGCAGGAAAAGGAGCGCTAGACACTTCTTGGTCATGGGTTACCTGTGGATTGGGTAGATTTCGGGCAAAATCTAAAAAACGCGGCACCCCGGTGGGATACAGTATCCGGGGTGGCGCGGTTAACTACATGAAAGCTAGCATAAATAGGTAGCAGCGTCAAACAACATTTAGATGCATTTTAGAGTGTTGCGCCTCAAATGCGGTATGATACTATTCTCAAGTGAAATCATCGGCTTATCGGTAAAACGATGGATCAAAAGCTTATAAAATCGTTACTTGAAGCAGCGGCCTACCCCGAGCCCACGGCAGAGGTGCGCCTGATCGAAACCCACGTCTCCTATATCTTCATCACCGACCACTTCGTATACAAGGTGAAAAAGGCCGTCGACTTCGGCTTTCTCGATTTCACCACCCTGGACCGGCGCCGCTTTTACTGCGGCGAGGAGGTGCGCCTGAACCGCCGCCTGTGCCCGGAGGTTTACCTGGGAGTCGTGGAGCTGCGCGAAACGCCGCATGGAGCCGGTTTCACAGGCGGCGGCAAGGTCATCGACTACGCCGTCAAGATGCGGCGCCTCCCCGAGGAGCGTATGCTGGACCGGCTCCTCCACGAGGGGGGGGGCGGCGCCTCCGACATGGTCCGCATCGCCAAGGCCGTGGCGGCCTTTCACGCCGGGGCGGCCCGCGGTCCGCAGATCGACGCCTGCGCGGCACCCGGCAGGATCGCCGGGAACTGGGAGCAGAACTTCCGCCAGAGCGCCCCGTTCATCGGCAGCACGCTGCAGGAGGGTGAACTGGCGGAAATCCGCCAATGGGTCGCCGCCTTCCTGGCCGCCAACGACTCCCTGTTTCGCGAACGCATCGCCGGCGGCTTCATCAGGGAGTGCGACGGCGACCTCCATTCCGGCAATATCTGCCTCACCGACCCGGTCTGCATCTTCGACTGCATCGAGTTCAACGACGAGTTCCGCTACATCGACACCGCCGCCGACCTCGCCTTCCTCCTCATGGACCTGGAGTACGCCGGGCGCGCCCCCCTGGCCCGGGAACTGCTGGCGGCCTACTGCGAGGCGAGCGGCGACCGGGGCATGGCGCCGCTGCTTCACTTCTACCAGGCGCAGCGCGCCTTCGTGCGCGGCAAGGTGACCAGCCTGCGTCTCGCCCAGCCGGGGCAGAGCGCGCAAGAGAGCGCGGCCCTTCACGCCGCCGCGAGGCGCTATTTCCGCCTGGCCCGCGGCTACACCCTCAGGGGGAGGCTCACCCCGACCCTCATCCTCACCTGCGGGCTGAGCGGCAGCGGCAAAAGCAGTCTGGCAGGCGAGCTGAGCCGCGAGCTGGGGCTCGACCTCACACGCTCCGACCTGGTTCGCAAGGAGCTGGCAGGGATACCGTCTGCCGGCCGCGCCGAAAACGGGGGGTACCGGGAAGGGATCTACAACGACCGGATGGACCGCGCCACCTACGGCGCGCTCCTCGACGCGGCGGAGCGTACGCTTTCCGGCGGCAGGGGGGTCGTGGTGGACGCGACGTTCAAGCGGCGCGCCGACCGGGAACTGTTCCGGGGGTTGGCAGCGCGGCTGGGGGTTCCCTTCATGGTCGTCGAGACGCGCTGTCCGGAAGCGGTCGTCCGCGAGCGTCTGGAGCGGCGCAGGCACGATCCCGCCGAGGTGTCCGACGCGCGGTGGGAACAGTACCAGCTTCAACGCGGGGAATTCGAGTTCCCCGAGCCGGGGGAATCCCTGCTCCTCGACAGCACGCTCCCGGTTTGGGACGAGGCGGACCGCGTATACGCAGCTATGGGGTTACTGACATGATCACCAAATTGAAACAACTGGTGCTGCACCGGCTCAAACTGAAGGATACCTGGGTGATCTGCTTCGTCCTCGGCATGGTGATGATGAACTACCCCTTCATAAGCATCTTCAACAAGCCGACCCTCCCCTTTGGGATCCCGCTGCTCTACCTCTACCTGCTGACCGGCTGGGTGTTCTCCATCTTCATCGTCTACCTGTTCAGCCGGGCGGCCCGCAAGGACAGCGACACCAGGGGGCATATGTAATGCTGGATGTCAACTGGGTGTGGGGCACGGCCCTGCTCTACATAGCCTTCCTGTTCCTGGTCGCCTACTACGCCGACCAGCGCCAGAAGGCCGGCCGCAGCGTCACCGCCAACGCCTGGGTCTATGCCCTTTCCATCGCCGTCTACGCCACCTCCTGGACCTTCTACGGCTCGGTCGGCAAGGCGGCGACCACCGGCATAGACTTCCTCCCGGTCTACCTTGGCCCCACCCTCACCGCCTTCTCCTGGTGGTTCCTGCTCAAGAAGATGGTGAGGATCTCCAAGGAAAACAACATCACCTCCATCGCCGACTTCATCAGCTCCCGCTACGGGTCGTCCCAGTGGCTCGGCGCGATCATCACCGTGATCACCCTCATGGGGGTGATGCCCTACATCGCCCTGCAGTTGAAGGCCGTTTCCACCTCGTTCACCATCATCACCGGGTACCACGATTTCCACGTCGGCTTCATGGACCGCGTCTACATCCCCTCCCCCCACCCGGGGCTCTTCACCGCGATCTTTCTGGCCGTGTTCAGCGTCCTCTTCGGCGCGCGGCACCTGATTTCCACCGAGCGCCACGACGGCCTCGTCGCCGCCATCGCACTCGAGTCGCTGGTGAAGCTCATGGCCATGCTCACCGTCGGCGTCTGCATCACCTACATCGCCTTCAACGGCATGGGGGACATCTTCCAGCGGCTGCATCAGAAGGACCCGCAGCTTTTGGCGCGGCTCACCACCCTGGGCGAGCGCGGCGACAACTCCTACGCCTCCATGTTCAGCATCCTCACCCTCTCCATGGGGGCCGTGATGCTCCTGCCGCGCCAGTTCCAGATCATGGTGCTGGAAAACGCGCACGAGTCGCACCTGAACACCGCGTCCTGGCGCTTCCCCGCCTACATGTTCCTGATGAACCTTTTCGTGATGCCGATTGCCCTGGCCGGCATCCTCATGAACGGCAACAGCACCCAGGCCGACTACTTCGTGCTCACCCTTCCCATGCAGCTTGGTTACCCCTGGATCGCGCTGGTCGCTTTCCTGGGTGGGTTCTCCGCCTCGGCGGGGATGGTGATGGTGGAGTCCATCGCCGTCTCCACCATGCTCCTGAACCACGTGCTGCTCCCCGTGGTGATCAGGCTCAAGCCGCGCACCTGGTTCCCCCAGCTGCTCATCAACCTGAAACGCTTCGGGATCGTGCTGGTCATCCTCCTCGGATACCTGTACCAGAGCGTCGTCGGTGAAAGTTACATGCTGGCCAACATGGGGCTCATCTCCTTCTCCGCCGCGATACAGTTCGCCCCGGCGCTGGTGGGCGGGCTCTACTGGCCGCGCGGCAACAAGGCCGGCGCCATCGTGGGGCTCCTCGCCGGGTTCGCGGTCTGGTTCTACACGCTGTTGCTCCCTTCGCTTTTGCGGGCCGGCGGCGAGCCGAGCGACTTCCTGCTCGACGGCCCCTTCGGCATCGCGCTTTTGCGCCCCCAGGAACTCTTCGGGCTGACCGGGCTGGACCCGTACACCCACACGCTGTTCTGGAGC
Encoded here:
- a CDS encoding AAA family ATPase gives rise to the protein MDQKLIKSLLEAAAYPEPTAEVRLIETHVSYIFITDHFVYKVKKAVDFGFLDFTTLDRRRFYCGEEVRLNRRLCPEVYLGVVELRETPHGAGFTGGGKVIDYAVKMRRLPEERMLDRLLHEGGGGASDMVRIAKAVAAFHAGAARGPQIDACAAPGRIAGNWEQNFRQSAPFIGSTLQEGELAEIRQWVAAFLAANDSLFRERIAGGFIRECDGDLHSGNICLTDPVCIFDCIEFNDEFRYIDTAADLAFLLMDLEYAGRAPLARELLAAYCEASGDRGMAPLLHFYQAQRAFVRGKVTSLRLAQPGQSAQESAALHAAARRYFRLARGYTLRGRLTPTLILTCGLSGSGKSSLAGELSRELGLDLTRSDLVRKELAGIPSAGRAENGGYREGIYNDRMDRATYGALLDAAERTLSGGRGVVVDATFKRRADRELFRGLAARLGVPFMVVETRCPEAVVRERLERRRHDPAEVSDARWEQYQLQRGEFEFPEPGESLLLDSTLPVWDEADRVYAAMGLLT